A stretch of the Archangium violaceum genome encodes the following:
- a CDS encoding FAD-dependent oxidoreductase, with protein MKDVIEVAVVGGGPTGLMLACELALAGIAVTVFERRDAPVQQSRALTLHPRSLEVLALRGWEGPFLERGKPVPTGHFGMLDTRLDFSALDTTFKFTLFISQVVTETLLEERARALGVDIRRGYEIREMRQDAEGVDLVGSASGQAFRCRARYVVGADGARSIVRQLAGIGFVGTDTTVTAMLGDVVLAEPPSTPAFSTINPRGGIMIVPLGPGIHRVILFDPERMQVPVKESVTLDELRRSVTRICGTDLGMRDPQWLSRFGNETRIAETYRSGRVLLAGDAAHIHFPAGGQGLNVGLQDAMNLGWKLAGVLRERAPLSLLESYHRERYPVGHALTRNTEAQTALMACSPSVLALRDMLSGFLKDPALNRSLAERLGAMDVVYPDLEVPAPRFEGGLVTALTGKRLPDLELKLLDGVVKRLYSFMHEGKWLLLQLRGGHGPAVQLDPAWREWTNVVQARLGDDREELRGLSGLLLRPDGHVGWAWA; from the coding sequence ATGAAGGATGTCATCGAGGTCGCGGTCGTTGGCGGTGGTCCGACCGGGTTGATGCTTGCCTGTGAATTGGCCCTGGCGGGCATTGCCGTGACGGTGTTCGAGCGCAGGGATGCGCCGGTCCAGCAATCGCGCGCATTGACGCTCCATCCGCGCTCGCTCGAGGTCCTGGCGCTGCGCGGATGGGAGGGGCCCTTCCTGGAGCGCGGCAAGCCCGTGCCGACCGGCCACTTCGGCATGCTCGATACACGGCTCGACTTCTCGGCGCTCGACACGACCTTCAAGTTCACGCTGTTCATCTCCCAGGTCGTCACCGAGACGCTGCTCGAGGAGCGCGCCCGTGCGCTCGGGGTGGACATCCGGCGCGGATACGAGATTCGGGAGATGCGGCAGGACGCCGAAGGTGTGGACCTCGTCGGCTCGGCCTCGGGTCAGGCCTTCCGCTGCCGCGCGCGTTATGTGGTTGGCGCGGATGGAGCGCGCAGCATCGTCCGGCAACTCGCGGGGATCGGCTTCGTGGGCACGGACACCACGGTCACCGCCATGCTGGGCGACGTGGTCCTCGCCGAGCCCCCCTCGACGCCCGCCTTCTCCACCATCAACCCCCGGGGCGGCATCATGATCGTCCCGCTCGGCCCCGGCATCCACCGGGTCATCCTCTTCGACCCCGAGCGCATGCAGGTGCCGGTCAAGGAGAGCGTCACCCTCGACGAGCTGCGGCGGAGCGTCACCAGGATTTGCGGCACCGACCTCGGGATGAGGGACCCCCAGTGGCTGTCTCGCTTTGGCAATGAGACGCGGATCGCCGAAACCTACAGGTCCGGCCGCGTCCTGCTCGCCGGCGATGCCGCGCATATCCACTTCCCCGCTGGAGGGCAGGGCCTCAATGTCGGCTTGCAGGACGCCATGAATCTCGGCTGGAAGCTCGCCGGCGTGCTGCGGGAGCGGGCTCCGCTGTCGCTGCTCGAGAGCTACCACCGGGAGCGCTACCCGGTGGGCCATGCGCTCACGCGCAACACGGAGGCGCAGACCGCCCTCATGGCCTGCTCACCGTCCGTCCTGGCCTTGCGCGACATGCTGTCGGGCTTCTTGAAGGACCCGGCCCTGAACCGCTCCCTGGCGGAGCGTCTGGGGGCCATGGACGTGGTCTATCCGGACCTGGAGGTGCCTGCCCCCCGGTTCGAGGGCGGGCTCGTGACGGCGTTGACCGGCAAGCGGCTCCCCGACCTGGAGCTGAAGCTGCTCGATGGGGTCGTGAAGAGGCTCTATTCCTTCATGCACGAGGGGAAGTGGTTGTTGTTGCAGCTCCGAGGTGGCCACGGACCCGCCGTTCAGTTGGACCCGGCGTGGAGGGAGTGGACGAACGTCGTTCAGGCCCGTTTGGGCGATGACCGCGAGGAGCTCCGCGGGCTGAGCGGACTCCTGCTCCGCCCGGATGGGCACGTGGGTTGGGCCTGGGCCTAG
- a CDS encoding acyltransferase family protein: MSASSHRIPGLDLLRAIAITWVMVGHLFEIAPELHGLPPVIRTLMGAGPAGVDLFFVLSGFLIGRILCRMLVPGGGLDVLGFWSRRWLRTLPAYYAVLLVGLLTEAFGRSRGSWNGSLPAYFVFLQTYLSDMPRFNWTWSLCIEEHFYLMLPLVLMAVGRLLPRMSARRMLLSVGVACLVVSISSRFLHWWLAGMPPLEVLKKIALETRSFYVFSHCRLDGIAMGLVVAALPSPTAAAKRLGPWAVAAAVALVLAKPFLVTTPTAWLLSFTGLAVGFAVLVWSASPGGVLEKVSVPGAAFISDISYAFYLTHLTVFGLARRALPGASGALVAALAIPLAIVVSVAIRRLVELPVIRLRDRWFPNTEASRPQAPVEQRTSLGPIGG; encoded by the coding sequence ATGTCTGCCTCATCCCATCGCATCCCTGGACTGGACCTGCTCCGGGCCATCGCCATCACCTGGGTGATGGTGGGACATCTATTCGAGATCGCCCCGGAGCTGCACGGGCTCCCTCCGGTCATCCGGACCCTGATGGGCGCTGGCCCCGCGGGAGTGGACCTCTTCTTCGTCCTCAGCGGCTTCCTCATCGGACGCATCCTCTGCCGGATGCTGGTGCCCGGCGGCGGGCTCGACGTGCTCGGCTTCTGGTCCCGCCGGTGGCTGCGAACGCTCCCGGCCTATTACGCCGTGCTGCTGGTGGGACTCCTGACGGAGGCGTTCGGACGCTCGCGCGGAAGCTGGAATGGCTCGCTCCCCGCGTACTTCGTGTTCCTGCAGACGTACCTGTCGGACATGCCGCGGTTCAACTGGACGTGGTCCCTCTGCATCGAGGAGCACTTCTATCTGATGCTGCCGCTGGTGCTGATGGCCGTCGGAAGGCTGCTCCCCCGCATGAGTGCCCGGCGCATGCTCCTGAGCGTCGGAGTGGCGTGCCTGGTGGTGAGCATCTCCTCCCGGTTCCTGCACTGGTGGCTGGCGGGAATGCCCCCGCTCGAGGTGCTCAAGAAGATCGCCCTGGAGACGCGGTCCTTCTACGTGTTCTCCCATTGCCGGCTCGATGGGATCGCGATGGGGCTCGTCGTCGCCGCGCTGCCCTCCCCCACCGCCGCGGCGAAGCGCCTGGGCCCCTGGGCCGTGGCCGCCGCCGTGGCGCTCGTGCTGGCCAAGCCGTTCCTCGTCACCACTCCCACCGCCTGGCTCTTGAGCTTCACGGGGCTGGCAGTCGGATTCGCGGTGTTGGTGTGGTCCGCGTCTCCTGGCGGCGTGCTCGAGAAGGTGTCCGTTCCCGGCGCGGCCTTCATCTCGGACATCTCCTACGCCTTCTATCTGACCCACCTGACCGTGTTCGGACTCGCGCGCCGTGCCCTCCCCGGTGCCTCGGGGGCGCTCGTCGCCGCGCTCGCCATCCCCCTGGCCATCGTGGTGAGCGTCGCCATCCGTCGGCTGGTGGAGCTCCCCGTCATCCGCCTGCGGGACCGCTGGTTCCCCAACACGGAGGCGTCCCGCCCACAGGCCCCGGTGGAGCAGCGCACGTCGCTCGGGCCCATCGGCGGTTGA
- a CDS encoding AraC family transcriptional regulator produces the protein MSKPSEHIIAAIERPDDPALIAIPIHSGQEPELARHRHARGQLFSIENGLLVVHTSRGNWLMPPGMAGWIPPGTWHSAQWYGPTRGWSVYVSARACDRLPGEARVVRMSRVLEAIVERATDWEPGAPLGPAQARLAEVAIDELQVAEEELALRLPMPRERRLAAIARVLLANPADARSMGALASWAGISERSLTRHFKQETGMTFVHWRQQAKLARALELLSEGEPVGNVAFSLGYESVSAFIAMFRRFLGTTPAQCMAGRRDPKTRR, from the coding sequence ATGTCGAAGCCGAGTGAGCACATCATCGCCGCCATCGAGCGCCCGGACGACCCGGCGCTCATCGCCATTCCCATCCACTCGGGCCAGGAGCCCGAGCTCGCCCGGCACCGCCATGCGCGGGGACAGCTGTTCTCCATCGAGAACGGGCTGCTGGTGGTGCATACCTCACGCGGCAATTGGCTCATGCCGCCGGGAATGGCCGGCTGGATTCCTCCCGGCACATGGCACTCGGCGCAGTGGTACGGCCCGACGCGCGGCTGGAGTGTCTATGTCTCGGCCCGGGCCTGTGACCGGCTCCCCGGGGAAGCCCGTGTCGTGCGCATGTCCCGGGTGCTGGAGGCCATCGTCGAGCGCGCCACGGACTGGGAGCCCGGCGCGCCGCTCGGCCCGGCCCAGGCCCGCCTGGCGGAGGTCGCCATCGACGAGCTCCAGGTGGCGGAAGAGGAGCTGGCACTGCGCCTGCCCATGCCTCGGGAGCGGCGGCTCGCCGCCATCGCCCGGGTGCTCCTCGCGAACCCCGCCGATGCGAGAAGCATGGGAGCCCTGGCCTCCTGGGCGGGCATCAGCGAGCGGTCCCTGACGCGCCACTTCAAGCAGGAGACGGGCATGACCTTCGTGCACTGGCGGCAGCAGGCGAAGCTGGCACGCGCCCTGGAACTGCTGTCGGAGGGGGAGCCGGTCGGGAACGTGGCCTTTTCCCTGGGCTACGAGAGCGTGAGCGCGTTCATCGCCATGTTCAGACGGTTCCTCGGCACGACTCCAGCCCAGTGCATGGCCGGGCGGCGCGACCCGAAGACGAGGAGATAG